A DNA window from Methylobacterium sp. NMS14P contains the following coding sequences:
- a CDS encoding zinc-dependent alcohol dehydrogenase — protein sequence MKALCWHGKGDIRCDTVPDPRIEDARDIILKVTSCAICGSDLHLMDGQMPTMKAGDVLGHEFMGEVVEVGPGFTKFKKGDRVVVPFNINCGECRQCRLGNWSVCERSNRNGAMAAAQFGYPTAGLFGYSHLTGGYAGGQAEYVRVPMADVAPMLAPEGVDDESLLFLTDILPTGWQGAEHCEIEGGEVIAVWGAGPVGLFAIQSAKIMGAGRIIAIDTVPERLALARTYGATDIIDYAKEDVFERIKEISKGEGADGVIDCVGMEASAGHGVASLVNTIQEKLTSTERPYALMEAIKAVRPCGIVSVPGVYGGPILVNMGMIVQKGLTMKSGQTHVKRYLETLTKLIQAGKIDMTSMITHRSTNLADGPDLYKTFRDKKDGCVKVVFHPN from the coding sequence ATGAAGGCACTGTGCTGGCACGGTAAGGGCGACATCCGCTGCGACACGGTTCCCGATCCGCGGATCGAGGACGCGCGCGACATCATCCTCAAGGTGACGTCCTGCGCCATCTGCGGCTCGGACCTCCACCTGATGGACGGCCAGATGCCGACCATGAAGGCCGGCGACGTGCTCGGCCACGAGTTCATGGGCGAGGTGGTCGAGGTCGGTCCCGGCTTCACCAAGTTCAAAAAGGGCGACCGCGTCGTCGTCCCGTTCAACATCAATTGCGGCGAATGCCGCCAGTGCCGGCTTGGGAACTGGTCGGTCTGCGAGCGCTCGAACCGCAACGGCGCCATGGCGGCGGCGCAGTTCGGCTACCCGACCGCGGGCCTGTTCGGGTATTCGCACCTTACCGGCGGCTATGCCGGGGGCCAGGCCGAGTACGTGCGCGTGCCGATGGCCGACGTGGCGCCGATGCTGGCCCCCGAGGGCGTCGATGACGAGTCGCTGCTGTTCCTCACCGACATCCTGCCCACCGGCTGGCAAGGGGCCGAGCATTGCGAGATCGAGGGCGGCGAGGTCATCGCGGTCTGGGGCGCGGGGCCGGTCGGACTGTTCGCGATCCAGTCGGCCAAGATCATGGGGGCCGGACGCATCATCGCCATCGACACGGTGCCGGAGCGCCTCGCGCTCGCCCGCACCTACGGCGCCACCGACATCATCGACTACGCCAAGGAGGACGTGTTCGAGCGGATCAAGGAGATCAGCAAGGGCGAGGGCGCCGACGGCGTCATCGACTGCGTAGGGATGGAGGCCAGCGCCGGCCACGGCGTCGCCAGCCTCGTCAACACGATCCAGGAGAAGCTGACCTCGACCGAGCGTCCCTACGCTCTGATGGAAGCGATCAAGGCGGTGCGGCCCTGCGGCATCGTCTCGGTGCCCGGCGTCTACGGCGGCCCGATCTTGGTCAACATGGGCATGATCGTCCAGAAGGGCCTGACCATGAAGAGCGGGCAGACCCACGTGAAGCGCTACCTGGAGACGCTGACCAAGCTGATCCAGGCGGGCAAGATCGACATGACGTCGATGATCACCCACCGCTCGACGAACCTCGCCGACGGGCCGGACCTCTACAAGACGTTCCGCGACAAGAAGGACGGCTGCGTGAAGGTCGTGTTCCACCCGAACTGA
- a CDS encoding TonB-dependent hemoglobin/transferrin/lactoferrin family receptor produces MPSSRALSSCRSGLVAGVSLLSVAAAQAQTVPTPPASTTAVSLDTLTVTSTKTEEPAIDALSGTSVVTREQIRRLQPSRLSEVLRDVPGVTTQENQNDPAQAINIRGLQDFGRVNVLVDGARQNFQTSGHSANGVFYLDPELVGGVDITRGPTATIYGSGAIGGVVSFRTRSIDDILRPDETAGAVQKWSFGTNGQKFLNSTALGARIGTGADVFGQFVYRDNAPYRDGLGNLVRDTGNELTSGLAKFNIRPAEGHEISGTALIQDFDFTNNGTSNAGARFNNAVQADTYTLGYRFARPDVALVDFNAKGYYSTTHNNLTFLNDTASGLYGNLGVRAGNRINYDIETTGFDVYNTARFDTWALSHALTIGGDAVFDRVRTTDIAGGFGSAFTPSGERTLAGAFIQDEVRYATWLRVVGALRYDHYDLSGGTYRSSGDRVSPKITVGVSPIPGVEFYGTYAEGYRAPSITETLVQGIHPFPAFNILPNPNLRPEIAHNVEGGVNIKYNDVLKAGDTFRAKANIFNNNVDNFINISAVGPTYFVPAIAGIPASICAARPGRFPCVIPVRSFQYLNVSQAELSGVELEGAYDWGGGFVSLAATHTEGRDKSTRQTLLTVPPDRISATLGLRFLENSLTVGTRLTFVDSRLNVPSGATILATKGYSLVDLFASYTVNDRIRADFILQNAFDKRYTQYLNLLPSPGLTAKAAISIKFATR; encoded by the coding sequence ATGCCCTCGTCGCGCGCCCTCTCTTCCTGTCGATCCGGCCTAGTGGCCGGCGTCTCGCTACTTTCGGTGGCCGCCGCGCAAGCGCAGACAGTACCTACGCCACCCGCATCGACGACAGCCGTAAGTCTCGACACCCTGACGGTGACGTCGACCAAAACGGAAGAGCCGGCAATCGACGCTCTGTCCGGCACCAGTGTCGTCACCCGGGAGCAGATCCGGCGCCTGCAGCCGAGCCGCCTGTCCGAGGTTCTGCGCGATGTGCCCGGCGTGACAACGCAGGAAAACCAGAACGATCCGGCGCAGGCGATCAACATCCGCGGACTGCAGGATTTCGGGCGGGTCAACGTGCTAGTGGACGGCGCGCGCCAGAATTTCCAGACTTCGGGTCACAGCGCAAACGGCGTATTCTACCTCGATCCGGAACTGGTCGGCGGCGTTGACATTACGCGTGGCCCGACCGCAACCATCTATGGCTCAGGTGCGATCGGCGGCGTGGTCAGCTTCCGCACTCGCTCAATCGATGACATCCTTAGACCCGACGAGACGGCGGGTGCGGTACAGAAGTGGAGTTTTGGCACCAACGGCCAAAAGTTTCTGAACTCTACAGCGCTCGGCGCCCGCATTGGCACGGGCGCAGACGTGTTCGGCCAGTTCGTCTACCGCGACAACGCCCCCTACCGCGACGGCCTCGGCAACCTCGTGCGGGACACCGGCAACGAACTGACTTCGGGCCTTGCCAAGTTCAATATCCGACCGGCCGAAGGCCACGAGATCAGCGGCACCGCTCTGATCCAGGATTTCGACTTCACCAACAACGGAACGAGCAATGCCGGCGCGCGCTTCAACAACGCAGTGCAGGCTGACACTTACACCCTCGGCTACCGCTTCGCGCGGCCAGACGTGGCACTCGTCGACTTTAATGCGAAGGGCTACTACTCAACAACCCACAACAACCTGACCTTCCTCAACGACACCGCGAGCGGCCTCTACGGCAATCTCGGCGTCCGGGCCGGCAACCGCATTAATTACGACATCGAGACTACGGGCTTCGACGTCTACAACACCGCCCGTTTTGATACCTGGGCGCTCAGCCACGCCTTGACGATCGGCGGCGATGCGGTGTTCGACCGGGTGAGGACCACTGACATTGCCGGCGGCTTCGGATCGGCTTTCACGCCCTCTGGCGAGCGTACGCTAGCCGGTGCCTTCATCCAGGACGAGGTGCGCTACGCCACCTGGCTGCGCGTAGTCGGCGCGTTACGCTATGACCATTACGACTTGTCGGGCGGCACTTACCGCTCCAGTGGCGATCGCGTCTCGCCAAAGATAACCGTCGGGGTCTCCCCGATTCCCGGCGTCGAGTTCTACGGCACATACGCAGAGGGGTATCGAGCGCCCTCGATCACTGAGACCCTCGTCCAGGGTATCCACCCCTTTCCAGCCTTCAACATTCTGCCGAACCCAAATCTTAGGCCGGAGATTGCACACAACGTTGAAGGCGGCGTCAACATCAAGTACAATGACGTTCTGAAAGCGGGTGATACGTTTCGCGCGAAAGCAAATATCTTCAATAACAACGTCGACAACTTTATCAACATCTCTGCGGTCGGTCCAACCTATTTTGTCCCTGCGATAGCGGGGATCCCGGCCTCAATCTGCGCTGCCCGGCCCGGGCGTTTCCCCTGCGTCATCCCGGTACGCTCGTTCCAGTACCTCAACGTGTCGCAAGCCGAACTCTCGGGCGTCGAGTTGGAGGGTGCTTACGACTGGGGCGGTGGCTTCGTGTCGCTCGCGGCAACGCATACCGAGGGACGCGACAAATCCACTCGCCAGACGCTCCTGACTGTGCCGCCGGATCGGATTAGTGCCACGCTTGGTTTACGCTTTTTGGAGAACAGCCTCACGGTCGGCACCCGACTGACATTCGTGGACAGCCGCCTCAACGTGCCGTCGGGCGCAACGATCCTGGCGACCAAAGGCTACAGCCTCGTCGACCTTTTCGCCTCATACACGGTCAACGATCGCATCCGGGCCGACTTCATCCTCCAGAACGCGTTCGACAAGCGTTACACGCAGTACCTCAATTTGCTCCCAAGCCCGGGCCTGACTGCGAAGGCAGCGATCAGTATCAAATTCGCGACGCGATGA
- a CDS encoding SDR family NAD(P)-dependent oxidoreductase, whose protein sequence is MDLGIKGRVAVVTGAKSGIGRSTAEHLLREGVHVVLTDKEGPDLEATAEELSALGQVRAVQADLSEAKGIEVLAAFANMAFEDKPTILVCAAGITGASGDFLELTDDDWLEAIQTDLMAGVRATRAFIPHMRKAGWGRVVLFSSEDAVQPYIEELPYAAAKAGVLNLAKGLSKAYGPDGVLVNAVGPAFIATPMTDAQMEKKSKKKGISFDEAIKLTLDEERPGIVAKRRGKAEEVAAAVTFLCSERASFINGEFLRVDGGSVMAMGT, encoded by the coding sequence ATGGATCTCGGAATCAAAGGGCGGGTTGCCGTCGTGACGGGCGCCAAGTCGGGCATTGGGCGCTCGACCGCGGAGCATCTTCTGCGCGAGGGCGTACACGTCGTCCTCACCGACAAGGAAGGACCCGATCTGGAGGCGACCGCCGAAGAGTTGTCGGCACTGGGTCAGGTCCGTGCCGTCCAGGCCGACCTCAGCGAGGCGAAGGGGATCGAGGTGCTCGCCGCCTTCGCCAACATGGCCTTCGAAGACAAGCCGACCATCCTGGTCTGCGCCGCCGGCATCACCGGCGCGTCTGGGGACTTCCTCGAACTCACCGACGACGACTGGCTAGAGGCGATCCAGACCGACCTCATGGCCGGCGTCCGGGCGACCAGGGCCTTCATCCCGCACATGCGCAAGGCGGGTTGGGGCCGGGTCGTGCTGTTCTCCTCGGAGGATGCCGTGCAGCCCTACATCGAGGAACTTCCCTATGCGGCCGCGAAAGCCGGGGTCCTGAACCTCGCAAAGGGCCTGTCCAAGGCCTACGGTCCGGACGGCGTGCTCGTGAACGCGGTCGGCCCGGCCTTCATCGCCACGCCGATGACGGACGCACAGATGGAGAAGAAATCCAAGAAGAAGGGTATCTCGTTCGACGAGGCGATCAAGCTGACGCTCGACGAGGAGCGTCCCGGCATTGTCGCCAAGCGCCGTGGCAAGGCGGAGGAAGTCGCGGCGGCCGTGACGTTCCTCTGTTCCGAACGTGCCAGCTTCATCAACGGCGAGTTCCTGCGGGTCGACGGTGGTTCCGTGATGGCCATGGGAACCTGA
- a CDS encoding MaoC family dehydratase — MKTNPGRFFEDFRLGETIRHATPRTVTVGDVALYTGLYGPRFAVQSSDAFARAIGYPKSPLDDLLTFHMVFGKTVPDVSLNALANLGYAEGGFRRPVYPGETVSTVSEVIGLKESSNRQTGVVYVRSVGSDERGETVLSYCRWVLVRKRDPEAAIAEEHVPSLAKVVDPQDLAGALPKLSAAAYDTDLAGSPHRFADYAVGEKIDHVDGMTVEEAEHQIATRLFQNTAKVHFDGLAAKDTRFGRRLIYGGHVISLARALSFNGLGNAFALAGINAGRHVAPLFSGDTVYAWSEVLATADVGRDDVGLLRLRTVATKNQPCGAFPDRAGDGYDPAVILDLDYWAFVPR, encoded by the coding sequence GTGAAGACGAATCCCGGCCGCTTCTTCGAGGATTTCCGCCTCGGCGAGACCATCCGCCACGCCACCCCGCGCACCGTGACGGTGGGCGACGTGGCGCTGTACACGGGCCTCTACGGGCCGCGCTTCGCCGTGCAGTCGTCGGACGCCTTCGCCCGTGCCATCGGCTACCCGAAGAGCCCGCTCGACGACCTGCTCACCTTCCACATGGTGTTCGGCAAGACCGTCCCGGACGTCTCCCTCAACGCGCTGGCCAATCTGGGCTACGCCGAGGGCGGGTTCCGGCGGCCGGTCTACCCGGGCGAGACGGTCTCCACGGTGTCGGAGGTGATCGGCCTCAAGGAGAGCTCGAACCGGCAGACCGGCGTGGTCTATGTCCGCTCGGTGGGCTCCGACGAGCGCGGCGAGACCGTGCTGAGCTACTGCCGCTGGGTGCTCGTGCGCAAGCGCGACCCCGAGGCGGCGATCGCCGAGGAGCACGTGCCGAGCCTCGCCAAGGTGGTCGACCCGCAGGACCTCGCGGGCGCCCTGCCGAAGCTCTCGGCCGCCGCCTACGACACCGACCTCGCCGGCAGCCCGCACCGCTTCGCGGATTACGCGGTCGGTGAGAAGATCGACCACGTCGACGGCATGACCGTCGAGGAGGCCGAGCACCAGATCGCCACGCGCCTGTTCCAGAACACCGCCAAGGTGCATTTCGACGGGCTGGCCGCCAAGGACACCCGCTTCGGCCGGCGCCTGATCTACGGCGGCCACGTGATCTCGCTGGCGCGGGCGCTGAGCTTCAACGGGCTCGGCAACGCCTTCGCCCTCGCGGGCATCAATGCCGGCCGCCACGTGGCGCCGCTGTTCTCCGGCGACACGGTCTATGCCTGGAGCGAGGTGCTGGCGACCGCCGATGTCGGCCGCGACGACGTCGGCCTCCTGCGCCTGCGCACGGTCGCCACCAAGAACCAGCCCTGCGGCGCCTTCCCGGACCGCGCCGGCGACGGCTACGACCCGGCGGTGATCCTCGACCTCGACTACTGGGCGTTCGTGCCGAGATAG
- the hemP gene encoding hemin uptake protein HemP, which translates to MKKSDDRFVSSADLNSDAVGSQSTHPKIEIDTVDLMCGQREIIILHAGERYCLRITANDKLILTK; encoded by the coding sequence ATGAAAAAATCCGATGATCGATTTGTATCGAGTGCCGATCTAAATTCTGACGCGGTTGGCAGTCAAAGTACGCATCCAAAAATAGAGATCGACACTGTTGACCTAATGTGCGGCCAGCGTGAGATAATCATTCTGCATGCAGGAGAGCGCTACTGTCTCCGCATCACCGCCAATGACAAACTGATTCTGACCAAATGA
- a CDS encoding DUF3489 domain-containing protein, with protein MTATNATATAPTTVPLNRTEAGLLQAAAADEGRLTPPAAMKPATHARLLGRLLRDGLVIAPAEAGGPHRLTPAGYRAVGLAPPKPPRAAKVAAGAPAATPAGPAGTAISSKKAQVLALLRREQGATLAELTAATGWLPHTTRAALSRIRTGGQALLKAARPDDAIAYCIPAPVILAAPPRARKPRRTPTAEAAVATAAAA; from the coding sequence ATGACCGCCACGAATGCTACCGCCACCGCCCCGACGACTGTCCCGCTGAACCGGACCGAGGCTGGCCTGCTGCAGGCCGCCGCAGCGGACGAGGGCCGACTGACGCCCCCCGCCGCGATGAAGCCTGCCACCCATGCGCGGCTACTCGGCCGTCTCCTGCGCGATGGCCTAGTGATCGCACCCGCCGAGGCGGGTGGCCCGCACCGCCTCACCCCCGCCGGATACCGGGCCGTCGGCCTCGCCCCGCCCAAGCCGCCGCGCGCTGCCAAGGTGGCTGCGGGTGCTCCTGCCGCCACACCGGCCGGTCCCGCCGGTACCGCGATCTCGAGCAAGAAGGCGCAGGTTCTGGCGCTGCTGAGGCGCGAGCAGGGGGCGACGCTCGCCGAGCTGACCGCGGCCACCGGCTGGCTGCCCCACACGACCCGCGCCGCGCTCTCGCGCATCCGCACCGGCGGCCAGGCACTGCTGAAGGCTGCCCGGCCAGACGACGCCATCGCCTACTGCATCCCCGCGCCAGTGATCCTGGCCGCCCCGCCCCGGGCGCGCAAGCCCCGGCGCACGCCGACGGCTGAGGCCGCTGTCGCGACTGCGGCGGCAGCCTGA
- a CDS encoding YggT family protein has product MNALIWLFDTVVQLFIYVLIASAVLSWLVAFNVVNVRNPIVAQIGEVLYRLTEPVLRPIRNLLPNLGGVDISPIILILLLLFISRLLHEYAVPATYVYAQ; this is encoded by the coding sequence ATGAACGCCCTGATCTGGCTCTTCGACACGGTCGTCCAGCTTTTCATCTACGTCCTCATCGCAAGCGCGGTTCTCAGCTGGCTGGTGGCGTTCAACGTGGTGAACGTGCGCAACCCGATCGTCGCGCAGATCGGCGAAGTGCTCTACCGGCTGACCGAGCCGGTGCTGCGGCCGATCCGCAACCTGCTGCCCAATCTCGGCGGCGTCGACATCTCGCCGATCATCCTGATCCTGCTGCTGCTGTTCATCAGCCGCCTGCTGCACGAGTACGCCGTGCCCGCCACCTACGTTTACGCGCAGTAG
- a CDS encoding outer membrane protein: MSRRADSRPFRRLAAGLVLGACWLPAGPAAAQALFWPSIGFAPLPSFAWPQMPEDAYGRWTGSYARLSTGYAVSTSRHLGSYSGPTIGFEGGRMWQEGPILYGISGGFDYLAGLGGNLTPGYGRLAYSNDFAGSLEVKVGTLVAPDVLVYAKTGALALHQTLRAGPTPGSLPFTRQDIAVRPVAGVGVEWAVTDRLSLAVEAGVVGGGIR, translated from the coding sequence ATGAGCAGGCGCGCCGATTCCCGTCCGTTCCGCCGCCTCGCGGCCGGCCTCGTGCTCGGGGCCTGCTGGCTCCCGGCCGGCCCCGCCGCCGCCCAGGCGCTGTTCTGGCCGTCCATCGGCTTCGCGCCGCTGCCCTCCTTCGCGTGGCCGCAGATGCCCGAGGACGCGTACGGCCGCTGGACCGGCTCCTACGCCCGCCTGTCGACCGGCTACGCGGTCAGCACGTCCCGGCATCTCGGCAGCTATTCGGGACCGACCATCGGGTTCGAGGGCGGCCGGATGTGGCAGGAGGGCCCGATCCTCTACGGCATCAGCGGCGGGTTCGATTATCTGGCCGGCCTCGGCGGCAACCTCACGCCGGGCTACGGGCGCCTCGCCTATTCCAACGACTTCGCCGGGTCCCTGGAGGTGAAGGTCGGCACCCTCGTCGCGCCGGACGTGCTGGTCTACGCCAAGACCGGCGCCCTGGCCCTGCACCAGACGCTGCGCGCCGGGCCGACCCCGGGGTCGCTGCCGTTCACGCGCCAGGATATCGCGGTGCGGCCGGTCGCCGGCGTGGGCGTCGAGTGGGCGGTCACGGACCGCCTCTCGCTGGCGGTCGAGGCGGGCGTGGTCGGCGGCGGGATCCGCTGA
- a CDS encoding DUF2924 domain-containing protein — MGGQRTPAAAQTVRAGGRAEAIPAADRLAAALDELAGLDAAGLARRWRRHFGSAAPPGLSPALCARILAHRLQIGALGDLDRDTAQVLGRFIAGRGAGAERDRSEPGAGANSTAIAVPVPDRRGHTPGVQLSREWGGRMHTVTVLEAGYAWDGATYPSLSRVAHAITGTKWNGPRFFGLRERAEKAMGGGRERGERRAPA; from the coding sequence ATGGGTGGGCAGCGCACGCCGGCCGCGGCGCAGACGGTGAGAGCGGGGGGCAGGGCGGAGGCCATCCCCGCTGCCGACCGGCTCGCCGCTGCGCTCGATGAACTCGCCGGCCTCGACGCCGCCGGCCTCGCCCGGCGCTGGCGGCGGCACTTCGGTTCCGCCGCCCCGCCCGGCCTCTCCCCCGCCCTGTGCGCTCGCATCCTCGCCCACCGCCTCCAGATCGGCGCGCTGGGCGACCTCGACCGCGACACCGCGCAGGTCCTCGGCCGTTTCATAGCTGGGCGGGGGGCGGGGGCTGAACGAGACAGGTCCGAGCCCGGCGCTGGGGCCAACTCGACCGCCATCGCGGTCCCAGTGCCGGATCGGCGCGGGCACACCCCTGGCGTGCAGCTCTCGCGCGAGTGGGGCGGGCGCATGCACACCGTCACCGTGCTCGAGGCCGGCTACGCCTGGGACGGGGCGACCTATCCCAGCCTGTCCCGTGTCGCCCACGCCATCACCGGCACCAAATGGAACGGCCCCCGCTTCTTCGGCCTGCGCGAGCGGGCCGAGAAGGCGATGGGGGGCGGGCGGGAGAGAGGTGAGCGGAGGGCCCCGGCGTGA
- a CDS encoding IS110 family transposase, protein MKITTVGIDLAKSIFQVHAVDAAGHVVVRKALRRAQVMPYFAKLPRCLVGMEACGTAHHWARELIKLGHDVRLMPPSYVKPYVKRGKTDANDAAAICEAVTRPSMRFVPVKLTEQQAALALHRARDLLVKQRTQLVNMIRGLLAEFGIEMARGLRHALELAARLSAGDAAEVPPLAQRVVTGLADQIGAVQIQLTRLEKELLAWHRDSDLSQRLATIPGVGIVSATALAASVSEPERFRSGRQFAASLGLTPLQNCSGGKERLGRISRMGDRYLRRLLVVGMTSLIRRAKTTPTSVDPRLPALLQRKPVRVVTVAAANRTARVAWAIMTRGGTYRAPATAVA, encoded by the coding sequence ATGAAGATCACCACCGTCGGCATCGATCTGGCCAAGAGCATCTTCCAGGTTCACGCCGTCGACGCGGCCGGGCACGTCGTTGTTCGGAAGGCGCTGCGGCGGGCGCAGGTCATGCCGTACTTCGCCAAGCTGCCGCGCTGCCTGGTCGGCATGGAGGCATGTGGCACGGCGCACCACTGGGCCCGGGAACTCATAAAGCTCGGCCATGACGTGCGGCTGATGCCGCCGTCTTACGTGAAGCCGTATGTGAAGCGCGGTAAGACCGATGCGAACGACGCCGCTGCCATCTGCGAGGCAGTGACGCGCCCGAGCATGCGGTTCGTGCCGGTGAAGTTGACCGAGCAGCAGGCGGCGCTGGCGCTACACCGGGCGCGCGACCTGCTGGTCAAGCAACGCACGCAGTTGGTGAATATGATCCGCGGCCTGCTCGCCGAGTTTGGGATCGAGATGGCGCGGGGCCTGCGGCACGCGCTCGAACTGGCGGCCCGGCTCTCGGCCGGAGACGCGGCCGAGGTGCCGCCGTTAGCCCAGCGCGTGGTGACCGGGTTGGCCGATCAGATCGGGGCCGTGCAGATCCAACTCACCCGACTGGAGAAGGAGTTGCTGGCCTGGCACCGGGACAGCGACCTGTCGCAGCGCCTGGCGACGATCCCGGGTGTCGGCATCGTGTCGGCAACCGCGTTGGCCGCCTCGGTGAGCGAGCCCGAACGCTTCCGCTCCGGTCGGCAGTTCGCGGCCTCGTTGGGCCTGACACCGCTGCAGAACTGCAGTGGCGGCAAGGAGCGCCTGGGCCGGATCTCGCGCATGGGCGACCGCTACCTGCGCCGGCTGCTCGTAGTCGGCATGACCTCTCTGATCCGGCGTGCGAAGACGACACCGACCTCGGTCGACCCGCGGCTGCCGGCGCTGCTGCAGCGTAAGCCGGTGCGCGTGGTGACTGTTGCGGCGGCCAATCGCACGGCGCGGGTCGCCTGGGCGATCATGACCCGCGGCGGCACCTACCGCGCACCAGCGACCGCGGTCGCCTGA
- a CDS encoding recombinase family protein — MSVKPRRSANAAQHPPSGARPTLRCAIYTRVSTEQGLEQEFNSLDNQREAAEAYVRSQAHEGWRLLPERYDDGGYSGGTLERPALQRLLDAVRECQVDVIVVYKVDRLSRALADFAKLVELFDAHGTSFVSVTQAFNTTTSMGRLTLNVLLSFAQFEREVTGERIRDKIAASKRKGIWMGGVVPLGYRVEARALHVVEEQAEVVRAIFARYRALGTVSALHTELEATGIRVPERRDGKGKSVGGGTFTRGHLYKILANPIYVGRLSHRGRVHEGQHIGLVDPAMFDAVQAQLSANHHTHTARRREGAHLLTGCIRDEHGQAMTPSHTAKGGRRYRYYVSRPAVRGLPACAVRRIAAHALEASVVQALRATLLSTGASTSPSAPVFEILSDAEVIATHLARVTVHPDSLLIELVDGDGRDPIRIPWSPTGHRRRREIVVPPGVERDGLRPMKVEDRARILTAIARSRAWVDDLVAARAASTAAIALHEGCSERAVRMMLPVAHLAPRIVRAIVDGRLPRGIGVRHLAGLPASWAEQERALGL, encoded by the coding sequence GTGAGCGTCAAACCGCGGCGGTCGGCGAATGCCGCACAGCATCCCCCCTCGGGCGCCCGCCCGACGCTGCGTTGCGCGATCTACACGCGTGTCTCGACCGAGCAAGGGCTCGAGCAGGAGTTCAACTCGCTCGACAACCAGCGCGAGGCCGCCGAAGCCTACGTGAGGAGCCAGGCCCATGAGGGCTGGCGGCTCCTGCCCGAACGCTACGACGATGGCGGATACTCTGGCGGCACCCTCGAACGTCCCGCCCTCCAGCGCCTGCTCGACGCCGTGCGCGAGTGTCAGGTCGACGTCATCGTCGTGTACAAGGTCGACCGCCTTAGCCGCGCGCTGGCTGATTTCGCCAAGCTCGTCGAGCTGTTCGACGCGCACGGCACCTCGTTCGTGTCGGTGACCCAGGCGTTCAACACCACGACCAGCATGGGACGCCTCACCCTCAACGTCCTCCTCTCGTTCGCCCAGTTCGAGCGCGAGGTCACCGGCGAGCGCATCCGCGACAAGATCGCCGCGTCTAAGCGCAAGGGCATCTGGATGGGTGGCGTCGTGCCGTTGGGCTACCGCGTTGAGGCCCGAGCGCTGCACGTCGTCGAGGAGCAGGCCGAGGTCGTGCGCGCGATCTTCGCCCGCTATCGCGCTCTCGGCACGGTCAGCGCGCTGCACACCGAACTGGAGGCCACCGGCATTCGCGTGCCCGAACGCCGCGATGGCAAGGGCAAGTCGGTCGGGGGCGGGACGTTCACCCGCGGGCACCTGTACAAGATTCTCGCCAATCCGATCTACGTCGGCCGGCTCAGTCACCGAGGTCGCGTGCACGAGGGCCAGCACATAGGCCTCGTCGACCCGGCGATGTTCGACGCGGTGCAGGCGCAACTGTCGGCCAATCACCACACGCACACCGCCCGGCGGCGGGAGGGCGCGCATCTGCTCACCGGATGCATCCGGGACGAGCATGGCCAAGCGATGACCCCGAGCCACACGGCCAAGGGTGGGCGGCGCTACCGGTACTACGTCAGCCGGCCGGCGGTCCGGGGGCTGCCGGCCTGCGCGGTCCGGCGCATCGCCGCCCACGCGCTCGAGGCCAGCGTGGTCCAGGCGCTGCGCGCGACGCTTCTCTCGACTGGCGCGTCCACATCGCCATCCGCTCCGGTATTCGAGATCCTCAGCGACGCCGAGGTGATCGCGACCCACCTCGCGCGGGTGACGGTCCATCCTGACTCGCTGTTGATCGAGCTGGTCGATGGGGACGGGCGTGATCCGATCCGCATCCCTTGGTCGCCCACGGGGCATCGTCGGCGCCGGGAAATCGTCGTGCCCCCGGGCGTGGAGCGCGATGGCTTGCGGCCGATGAAGGTCGAGGACCGCGCTCGCATCCTCACGGCCATCGCCCGCAGCCGCGCCTGGGTCGACGATCTCGTTGCGGCGCGTGCGGCGAGTACTGCGGCCATCGCACTGCACGAGGGCTGCAGCGAGCGCGCGGTGCGGATGATGTTGCCGGTCGCCCATCTTGCCCCGCGGATCGTTCGGGCCATCGTCGACGGTCGCCTGCCGCGTGGCATCGGCGTCCGGCATCTGGCCGGATTGCCGGCATCCTGGGCGGAGCAGGAGCGCGCCCTGGGCTTGTGA